One Glycine max cultivar Williams 82 chromosome 3, Glycine_max_v4.0, whole genome shotgun sequence DNA window includes the following coding sequences:
- the LOC100808399 gene encoding calcium-dependent protein kinase 32, producing MGNCCATPSTDETANKKGKKGKKENPFAIDYGFNATAANGSKLTVLKSPTGREIEARYELGRELGRGEFGITYLCTDKGTGEELACKSISKKKLRTAIDIEDVRREVEIMRHLPQHANIVTLKDTYEDDNAVHLVMELCEGGELFDRIVARGHYTERAAAAVTKTIVEVVQMCHKQGVMHRDLKPENFLFANKKETAALKAIDFGLSVFFKPGEKFNEIVGSPYYMAPEVLKRNYGPEVDIWSAGVILYILLCGVPPFWAETEQGVAQAIIRSVVDFKRDPWPKVSDNAKDLVKKMLDPDPKRRLTAQDVLDHPWLQNAKKAPNVSLGETVRARLKQFSVMNKLKKRALRVIAEHLTVEEAAGLKEGFQVMDTNNRGKINIDELRVGLHKLGHQVPESDVQALMDAGDVDGDGHLDYGEFVAISVHLRKMGNDEHLRKAFQFFDQNKSEYIEIEELRSALSDDLDTNSEEVVNAIMHDVDTDKDGRISYDEFSTMMKAGTDWRKASRQYSRERFASLSLTLMRDGSLHLNNEKQ from the exons ATGGGAAACTGCTGCGCCACGCCGTCCACGGACGAAACGGCGAACAAGAAgggcaaaaagggaaaaaaggaaAACCCCTTCGCGATCGACTACGGTTTCAACGCCACCGCCGCGAACGGGTCGAAGCTCACCGTTTTGAAGTCCCCGACGGGCCGCGAGATCGAGGCCCGCTACGAGCTGGGCCGTGAGCTGGGCCGGGGCGAGTTCGGCATAACCTACCTCTGTACGGACAAGGGGACCGGAGAGGAGCTGGCGTGCAAGTCGATCTCGAAGAAGAAGCTTCGGACGGCGATCGACATCGAGGACGTGAGGAGGGAGGTGGAGATCATGCGCCACTTGCCGCAGCATGCGAACATCGTGACCTTGAAGGACACCTACGAGGATGACAATGCCGTTCATCTTGTTATGGAGCTTTGTGAGGGCGGGGAGCTCTTCGACCGCATCGTGGCGCGAGGCCACTACACCGAACGCGCCGCCGCCGCCGTCACCAAGACCATCGTCGAAGTCGTTCAG ATGTGCCACAAGCAAGGTGTGATGCATCGGGATCTCAAGCCAGAAAACTTTTTGTTTGCAAATAAAAAGGAAACTGCGGCTTTGAAGGCTATAGATTTTGGGTTGTCGGTGTTCTTTAAACCAG GGGAAAAATTTAATGAGATTGTTGGAAGTCCATATTACATGGCTCCTGAGGTATTGAAGCGAAATTATGGGCCAGAAGTGGATATCTGGAGTGCTGGAGTAATTCTATACATCTTACTTTGTGGTGTTCCACCTTTCTGGGCag AAACTGAGCAAGGAGTTGCACAAGCAATCATACGATCTGTTGTTGATTTCAAAAGGGATCCATGGCCAAAAGTTTCTGATAATGCAAAAGACCTAGTGAAGAAGATGCTAGATCCTGACCCGAAGCGGCGGCTTACTGCACAGGACGTTTTAG ATCATCCATGGTTACAAAACGCAAAGAAGGCTCCTAATGTTTCCTTAGGAGAAACTGTTAGAGCAAGGCTCAAGCAATTTTCTGTAATGAACAAGCTTAAGAAAAGAGCTTTAAGG GTGATTGCTGAGCATTTGACGGTAGAAGAAGCTGCCGGGCTAAAAGAGGGATTCCAGGTTATGGATACAAACAACAGAGGCAAGATTAACATTGATGAATTACGAGTAGGGTTGCATAAACTTGGTCATCAAGTTCCCGAATCAGATGTCCAAGCTCTTATGGATGCT GGTGATGTAGACGGGGATGGGCACCTAGATTATGGAGAGTTTGTAGCCATTTCTGTTCATCTGAGAAAGATGGGAAATGATGAGCATCTTCGCAAAGCCTTCCAATTTTTTGATCAGAACAAAAGTGAGTATATTGAGATTGAGGAGCTGCGTAGCGCCTTATCTGATGATCTTGACACAAACAGTGAAGAAGTTGTCAATGCAATTATGCATGATGTGGACACAGACAAG GATGGAAGGATAAGTTACGACGAATTTTCGACTATGATGAAGGCTGGCACAGATtggagaaaagcatcaagaCAGTACTCACGAGAGAGGTTTGCCAGTCTCAGCCTTACGTTGATGAGGGACGGGTCATTGCATTTAAACAATGAAAAACAATGA